GGTAAACTTATACCTTTTGTTGCTGTTATATTATCTGCACTTTCTAAGTTATCTTTATCAACTGCAATTATTCTATAATAATAAGTTCTTCCATCATCATCAACAGAATCTGTATATTCTGTAGTTGTTGAATTTACACTTGAAATTTTGCTAAATCCAAAAGAGCTATAACTACTTCTATGAATATCATAAGCAATGATATCTTGATTTTGAGAAGGTGACCAAGTTATAAATATTTTTTTAGGAATATTATTTGAAGCTTTAACACTTGTTGGTGATTTTGGAGCGGGTTTTGTTTTTGCACTTAAAGTTTTTGTAGGAGCTGATTCTACATCTTCAAAAGTAAAAGCTTTAATTCTATATTGATAAGTTGTATTGTTTTCTAAACCAGTATCAAGATATTCAGCAGATAATCTTTGATTTACAGTTGCTTGATATATCCACTCATTTAATGTTGTATTATATTTTTCAACTCTGTAATATTGAATTCTTTGGTCTGGGTGTGGTTGCCAAAGTAATTTTACTTTTTTAGGTAAATTTGAAATAGCTTGTGCTCCATTTACAGGAACTATTCTAGGTAAAGTTTCAGCTATATAAGCTTCTGTTGTAACAGATTCACTTCCATCACTTAATCTTGAAGA
The nucleotide sequence above comes from Arcobacter lacus. Encoded proteins:
- a CDS encoding fibronectin type III domain-containing protein, which gives rise to MIKLMKNILLIALVLLFSACSDIIDSISSPSTPKINNSVPTVNYSSIKSISDIASIGFEWQRVDDPRVVGYNFYRTDLQSGEKTLKLIRAIESRYTTHYVDKELEPKTKYAYQISSRLSDGSESVTTEAYIAETLPRIVPVNGAQAISNLPKKVKLLWQPHPDQRIQYYRVEKYNTTLNEWIYQATVNQRLSAEYLDTGLENNTTYQYRIKAFTFEDVESAPTKTLSAKTKPAPKSPTSVKASNNIPKKIFITWSPSQNQDIIAYDIHRSSYSSFGFSKISSVNSTTTEYTDSVDDDGRTYYYRIIAVDKDNLESADNITATKGISLPKPIKPTITSAQIQGSVNLSWQPGDNRAVSYNVVKKIKQNFFQYKTVIFNNISGTSFNDSDIVSGVDYKYSVQAVDEFGLISENSDEKTLSRK